One window of the Thermococcus sp. P6 genome contains the following:
- a CDS encoding lysyl aminopeptidase gives MVDMELLRRIIEAPGVSGYEFLGVRDVVIEALRDYVDEIKVDKLGNVIAHKKGDGPRVMFAAHMDKIGLMVNYIDENGYLHIVPIGGVDPRTLVAQRVRFFTEKGERFGVVGHIPPHIQRPEDRKKAADWDTVVVDVGADGREEAEEMGFRVGTVGEFAPAFVRLNENRIATPYLDDRVCLYTMIEAARSVEEHEADLYLVASVQEEVGLRGARVASYAIDPEIGIAMDVTFAKQVGDKDRIVPKLGGGPVMDVGPNINPKLRAFAGEIARKYGIPLQVEASPRPTGTDANIMQINREGVATAVLSVPIRYMHSQVETADIRDIDMTIKLARGLMEELREMDLTP, from the coding sequence ATGGTGGACATGGAGCTTTTAAGGAGAATAATCGAGGCACCGGGTGTTTCGGGCTACGAGTTCCTCGGAGTCAGGGATGTGGTCATCGAGGCCCTTAGGGATTACGTGGATGAAATAAAGGTGGACAAACTCGGCAACGTCATAGCCCATAAGAAGGGCGACGGTCCGAGGGTGATGTTCGCCGCCCACATGGACAAGATCGGCCTTATGGTGAACTACATCGATGAAAACGGTTACCTCCACATCGTTCCGATAGGGGGAGTCGATCCGAGGACTCTGGTGGCCCAGAGGGTAAGGTTCTTCACGGAGAAGGGCGAGCGGTTCGGCGTCGTCGGTCACATACCCCCCCACATCCAGAGGCCCGAGGACAGAAAAAAGGCCGCGGACTGGGACACGGTTGTGGTCGACGTCGGCGCGGATGGCAGGGAGGAGGCCGAGGAGATGGGCTTCCGCGTTGGAACGGTCGGGGAGTTCGCCCCGGCCTTCGTCCGGCTGAACGAGAACAGGATAGCCACTCCTTACCTCGACGACAGGGTCTGCCTCTACACCATGATAGAGGCCGCGAGGTCCGTTGAAGAACACGAGGCCGATCTGTACCTCGTTGCCTCCGTTCAGGAGGAGGTTGGACTCAGGGGTGCCCGGGTGGCAAGCTACGCCATCGATCCCGAGATAGGTATCGCTATGGACGTCACCTTCGCAAAGCAGGTCGGGGATAAGGACAGGATAGTCCCCAAACTCGGAGGGGGGCCTGTGATGGACGTTGGACCGAACATAAACCCGAAGCTCAGGGCTTTCGCCGGGGAGATCGCGAGGAAGTACGGGATCCCGCTTCAGGTTGAGGCCTCGCCGAGGCCAACGGGCACCGACGCCAACATAATGCAGATCAACCGCGAGGGCGTTGCCACCGCGGTCCTCAGCGTACCCATACGCTACATGCACAGTCAGGTTGAGACCGCTGACATCAGGGACATCGACATGACGATTAAACTCGCCAGAGGCCTCATGGAGGAGCTCCGGGAGATGGATCTGACTCCCTGA